One genomic window of Corynebacterium massiliense DSM 45435 includes the following:
- the ftsZ gene encoding cell division protein FtsZ gives MSTPSNNLADIKVVGVGGGGVNAVNRMIEEGLKGVQFVAINTDSQALIFSDADVKLDIGREATRGLGAGANPEVGRTSAEDHKSEIEDSLAGADMVFVTAGEGGGTGTGAAPVVASIAKKQGSLTVGVVTRPFKFEGARRTRQAMEGIEALREVCDTLIVIPNDRLLQLGDENLSMMEAFRAADEVLYNGVQGISNLILIPGMINVDFADVRSVMADAGSALMGVGSSRGDNRVMAAAEQAINSPLLEATMEGAKGVLLSVAGGSDLGLQEVYEASSMVEEKADRDVNLIFGTIIDDNLGDEVRVTIIATGFDAEANQVPEEPAQATSAAGPARGQQVTNDAIREPRRSGSLFGSPQADGQGHDDYVPRHEYRGEEPGRQAEPRQADPRQAEPRRAGDEGGLFTRGDRFEPGSERESFRAGGAGSRGDVRDDDDDLDIPDFMR, from the coding sequence ATGAGCACTCCGAGCAACAATCTCGCCGACATCAAGGTCGTTGGTGTCGGCGGCGGCGGCGTTAACGCTGTCAACCGCATGATCGAAGAAGGGCTTAAAGGGGTCCAGTTCGTAGCCATCAACACGGACTCACAGGCCCTCATCTTCTCCGACGCCGACGTGAAGCTCGACATCGGTCGCGAGGCCACCCGCGGCCTGGGTGCCGGTGCGAACCCGGAGGTCGGGCGTACTTCCGCGGAGGATCACAAGTCCGAGATCGAGGATTCCCTGGCGGGCGCGGACATGGTTTTCGTCACCGCCGGTGAGGGCGGCGGAACCGGCACCGGCGCGGCGCCGGTGGTTGCGTCCATCGCCAAGAAGCAGGGCTCGCTGACCGTTGGCGTGGTAACCCGCCCGTTCAAGTTCGAGGGCGCGCGCCGCACCCGCCAGGCTATGGAGGGCATCGAGGCCCTGCGCGAGGTCTGCGACACCCTCATCGTCATCCCGAACGACCGCCTGCTCCAGCTGGGCGATGAGAACCTGTCGATGATGGAGGCGTTCCGTGCCGCCGATGAGGTTCTCTACAACGGCGTGCAGGGTATCTCGAACCTCATCCTCATCCCGGGCATGATCAACGTCGACTTCGCCGACGTGCGCTCGGTCATGGCGGATGCCGGCTCCGCGCTCATGGGGGTCGGTTCCTCTCGCGGTGATAACCGCGTCATGGCCGCGGCCGAGCAGGCCATTAACTCTCCGCTGCTTGAGGCGACAATGGAAGGCGCCAAGGGCGTGCTGCTGTCCGTCGCCGGCGGTTCCGATTTGGGCCTGCAGGAAGTGTACGAGGCCTCGTCCATGGTGGAGGAGAAGGCCGACCGCGACGTCAACCTCATCTTCGGCACCATCATCGACGACAACCTGGGTGATGAAGTGCGCGTCACCATCATCGCTACGGGCTTTGACGCTGAGGCCAACCAGGTGCCGGAGGAGCCGGCGCAGGCTACCAGCGCTGCGGGGCCGGCCCGAGGTCAGCAGGTGACCAACGACGCCATCCGCGAACCGCGTCGTTCCGGCTCCCTCTTCGGCTCCCCGCAGGCTGACGGCCAGGGCCACGACGACTACGTCCCGCGCCACGAGTACCGCGGCGAGGAGCCGGGCCGCCAGGCAGAGCCGCGCCAGGCGGATCCGCGCCAGGCGGAACCACGTCGCGCCGGCGACGAGGGTGGCCTGTTCACCCGCGGTGACCGGTTCGAGCCGGGCTCCGAGCGGGAGAGCTTCCGCGCCGGTGGCGCGGGCTCGCGCGGGGACGTCCGCGACGACGATGACGACCTGGATATCCCGGACTTCATGCGCTAA
- a CDS encoding YggT family protein: MSYLALIAYVLLRLFWLALIVRIVVEMVESFSRRFDPPRWFMVAAEPIFVVTDPPVKLLRRVIPPLRLGGIGLDVSIIVLFLILSILTVLVRGLAFG; encoded by the coding sequence ATGTCGTACCTCGCATTGATTGCCTACGTGCTGCTTCGCCTGTTTTGGCTGGCGCTCATCGTGCGCATCGTGGTGGAGATGGTGGAGTCTTTCAGCCGTCGCTTCGATCCGCCGCGCTGGTTCATGGTGGCGGCAGAGCCGATTTTCGTGGTCACCGATCCGCCGGTGAAGTTACTTCGGCGAGTTATTCCGCCGCTGCGTCTGGGCGGGATCGGCTTGGACGTGTCCATCATCGTCTTGTTCTTGATTCTTTCCATCCTGACCGTCCTCGTGCGGGGTTTGGCGTTCGGATAA
- a CDS encoding DNA polymerase IV, with protein MRRWVLHIDMDAFFASCEQLTRPTLRGRPVLVGGAGGRGVVAGASYEARRFGAHSAMPMFRATQLVGVTAVVVSPRRAVYSAASRRVFQLIAERVDVFEQLSIDEAYMEPAELAGASPDEVYEWAEKLRADIRTETGLPCSVGAGAGKQFAKVASGEAKPDGTFVIPAEKHEEILYPLGANKLWGVGPVTASKLHALGMDTIGDLAAMSQREVEISLGKTIGLQLWQLARGHDDRPVSPRAVAKQISAEHTYPQDLTTVTEVDEAIVRAAEGAHRRLLRDGRGARTVTVKLRMADFRIESRSLTLPYATDDFDTLKAGAFRLARYPQELGGIRLVGVGFSGLEETRQDVLFPELDREVVRPTPPDTDFEVGVTDGSEVEASIVSSDGAAESGWRATQDVFHPEFGHGWIQGTGHGVVSVRFETRSTGPGRTRSFNVDDPDLAPADPLDSLDWAEWFAAQAREEEGE; from the coding sequence ATGCGTCGCTGGGTCCTGCACATCGATATGGACGCGTTCTTCGCGTCCTGCGAGCAGCTGACCCGACCCACCCTGCGCGGCCGGCCGGTCCTCGTCGGCGGGGCGGGCGGCCGCGGGGTCGTGGCTGGTGCCTCCTACGAGGCCCGGCGTTTTGGGGCGCACTCCGCCATGCCGATGTTCCGTGCGACCCAGCTGGTAGGTGTCACCGCGGTGGTGGTGTCTCCGCGCCGCGCTGTGTATTCCGCGGCGTCGCGGCGAGTCTTTCAGCTCATCGCCGAGCGCGTCGACGTGTTCGAGCAGCTGTCCATCGACGAGGCCTACATGGAGCCCGCCGAACTGGCCGGGGCCAGCCCCGACGAGGTCTACGAGTGGGCAGAGAAGCTGCGCGCCGATATCCGCACCGAAACAGGTCTGCCGTGCTCGGTGGGCGCGGGGGCCGGCAAGCAGTTTGCCAAGGTGGCGTCTGGGGAAGCCAAACCTGACGGGACGTTTGTCATCCCGGCGGAAAAGCACGAAGAGATCTTGTACCCGCTCGGTGCGAACAAACTGTGGGGCGTGGGGCCGGTGACGGCCTCGAAACTGCATGCGCTCGGGATGGACACCATCGGCGATCTCGCGGCGATGAGTCAGCGCGAGGTAGAGATCTCGCTCGGCAAAACCATTGGACTGCAGCTGTGGCAGCTCGCGCGCGGACACGACGACCGGCCGGTGTCCCCGCGTGCGGTGGCAAAGCAGATTTCGGCGGAGCACACCTACCCGCAGGATCTCACCACCGTGACAGAGGTGGACGAGGCCATCGTCCGCGCCGCCGAGGGAGCACACCGCCGACTGCTTCGCGATGGCCGCGGCGCCCGCACCGTGACCGTGAAACTGCGGATGGCCGATTTTCGCATCGAATCGCGCTCATTGACGCTGCCGTACGCCACCGATGACTTCGACACGCTCAAAGCAGGCGCGTTCCGGTTGGCCCGCTACCCGCAAGAGTTGGGCGGCATCCGGCTTGTCGGCGTCGGCTTCTCCGGGCTGGAGGAAACCCGGCAGGACGTGTTGTTTCCGGAGTTGGATAGGGAAGTGGTGCGCCCCACCCCGCCGGACACCGATTTCGAGGTAGGCGTGACCGATGGCAGTGAGGTGGAAGCGTCCATCGTCAGTAGCGACGGGGCCGCGGAATCCGGATGGCGCGCCACCCAGGATGTCTTCCACCCGGAATTTGGTCACGGGTGGATCCAGGGGACCGGGCATGGGGTGGTGAGCGTGCGCTTTGAAACGCGCTCCACCGGCCCCGGGCGCACCCGATCCTTTAACGTGGACGATCCGGATCTCGCGCCGGCAGATCCGCTGGACTCCCTGGACTGGGCGGAGTGGTTTGCTGCCCAGGCGAGGGAAGAAGAAGGCGAGTAA
- the pgeF gene encoding peptidoglycan editing factor PgeF, whose translation MVFTSRAGGASASPYDSFNLAHHVGDDPAAVESNRRRLARAVGLEPRQLVWMEQLHTNTVTVVDAPSAEPVPATDALVTTQPGLALGVLVADCTPVLLADGKARVVAAVHAGRMGARNGVVAQTIRVMEECGASARNIAALIGPAASGDNYEVPQAMSDDVEAHLPGSKARTRKGTPGIDVRAGIVKQLHGLGVTSVQVDPRCTIADDTFFSYRRSGTTGRQAGLIWLTEEESTNG comes from the coding sequence ATGGTTTTTACTTCCCGTGCGGGAGGGGCGTCGGCGTCTCCGTACGATTCTTTCAATCTGGCCCACCACGTGGGCGATGATCCCGCCGCGGTGGAATCGAATCGCCGCCGCCTCGCGCGGGCCGTCGGGCTAGAGCCCCGCCAGCTGGTGTGGATGGAACAGCTGCACACCAACACCGTCACGGTGGTTGATGCGCCGTCGGCCGAGCCGGTCCCGGCCACCGATGCCCTGGTGACTACTCAGCCTGGCCTGGCATTGGGCGTGCTCGTGGCGGACTGTACGCCGGTGCTGCTTGCCGATGGAAAGGCGCGCGTCGTCGCCGCCGTCCACGCAGGTCGGATGGGCGCCCGCAACGGGGTGGTGGCACAAACCATCCGCGTGATGGAGGAGTGCGGCGCGAGTGCGCGGAATATCGCGGCGCTCATTGGCCCAGCTGCCTCCGGCGACAACTACGAGGTGCCGCAGGCCATGTCCGACGACGTAGAAGCCCACCTGCCCGGGTCGAAGGCCCGAACCCGCAAGGGAACGCCGGGGATTGACGTGCGGGCGGGCATCGTCAAGCAACTGCACGGCCTAGGGGTGACGTCGGTGCAGGTGGATCCGCGGTGCACCATCGCGGATGACACTTTCTTTTCGTACCGCCGCAGCGGGACCACCGGCCGTCAGGCCGGGCTGATTTGGCTGACTGAGGAGGAATCCACGAATGGATAA
- a CDS encoding cell division protein SepF, translating to MSFIDRTKEFFGLAPADLDAEDPYYDEPRYESNGGAAYSPRSAADYDRPAARPASDYDRPASRVAPRDDFAPTIVPISVTTFNEAQKVGDPFRDGDVVVFELTDADFKVAKRIIDFAAGLCFGLRGSMVNLTKKMDTSRRVFAIVPEDTDVSNFELERSAGLR from the coding sequence ATGTCTTTCATCGATAGGACCAAGGAATTCTTCGGTCTGGCACCGGCAGACCTCGACGCCGAGGACCCGTACTACGACGAGCCGCGCTACGAGTCCAACGGCGGCGCTGCGTACTCCCCGCGCTCTGCGGCGGACTACGACCGCCCGGCGGCCCGGCCGGCCTCCGACTACGACCGTCCGGCATCCCGCGTGGCACCGCGCGACGATTTCGCGCCGACCATCGTTCCGATCTCCGTGACCACCTTCAACGAGGCGCAGAAGGTCGGTGACCCGTTCCGCGACGGCGACGTGGTGGTCTTCGAGCTCACCGACGCCGACTTCAAGGTGGCAAAGCGCATCATCGACTTCGCTGCCGGCCTGTGCTTCGGTCTGCGTGGGTCCATGGTCAACCTGACCAAGAAGATGGACACCTCCCGCCGCGTCTTCGCCATCGTTCCGGAAGACACCGACGTCTCCAACTTCGAGCTCGAGCGGTCTGCGGGACTGCGGTAG
- the ileS gene encoding isoleucine--tRNA ligase encodes MSGKEDVGNTYPKVDMTGGSTRFPDMEAEVQRYWKDDDTFQASLEKTEGKPEYICYDGPPFANGLPHYGHLLTGYVKDIVPRYRTMAGNYVPRIFGWDCHGLPAELEAEKQLGITDKGQIEEMGLEKFNEYCAQSVLRYTDEWKDYVTRQARWVDFDNGYKTMNQDFMESVMWAFKELYDKGLIYQGFRVLPYSWAEHTPLSNQETRMDDSYRMRQDPTLTVTFPLTGAREGSAAEQTLAENPELGSTAALAWTTTPWTLPSNSALAVHPDVEYVLVKAAGDNEFAGQSFLIAEPLRESYAKELGEDAEILKTFRGADLVGFTYQPIFDFFADMRNGFQILAADYVTTDDGTGIVHQAPAFGEDDMNTCHAHDIELVIPVDDDGQFTAQVPPYQGQLVFDANKDIIKDLKQAGRVVRHVTIEHSYPHSWRSGEPLIYKAMPAWFVKVTEFRDRMVELNHNEIEWMPEHIRDGQFGKWLEGARDWNISRTRYWGSPIPVWISDNDEYPRVDVYGSLDELERDFGTRPESLHRPHIDELVRPNPDDPTGKSMMRRVPDVLDCWFESASMPFAQKHYPFENKDWFDTHHPSDFIVEYSGQTRGWFYVMHVMSTALFDRPAFKKVVAHGIVLGDDGLKMSKSKGNYPDVNEVFDRDGSDAMRWFLMSSPILRGGNLIVTEKGIREGVRQALLPLWNAYTFLQLYSSKEAQFDTSSEHVLDRYILAKTRDLVDQVGGALAGTDIAAATEAVRLYADALTNWYVRRSRDRFWAGDAEHPEAFNTLYTVLVTVSRAVAPLLPHIAEVIYRGLTGERSVHLADYPVAADYPRNDELVQAMDITREVCSAASSVRKSNKLRNRLPLPKLTVAVPNSAQLADYTDIIRDEVNVKEVELTDDVDSVGTFEVVCNAKVAGPRLGKDVQRAIKNLKAGNYERRGDEVVVDGDIVLQPDEYTERLKAANPESTARVEGLGGLVVLDTETTEELEAEGWAADVIRGIQGARKDEDFAVSDRIHATLSVPADKEEWTTRHADHIAGETLATDFQVTTDELTGEGVHEVMKGVAVQVARA; translated from the coding sequence ATGAGCGGTAAGGAAGACGTCGGAAACACGTATCCGAAGGTCGACATGACCGGCGGATCGACCCGCTTCCCAGACATGGAAGCCGAGGTCCAGCGCTACTGGAAGGACGACGACACCTTCCAGGCGTCCCTGGAAAAGACCGAGGGAAAGCCGGAATACATCTGCTACGACGGCCCGCCGTTTGCGAACGGCCTGCCCCACTACGGGCACCTTCTGACCGGCTATGTGAAGGACATCGTCCCGCGTTACCGCACCATGGCGGGCAACTACGTCCCGCGCATTTTCGGCTGGGACTGCCACGGCCTGCCGGCGGAGCTCGAGGCGGAAAAGCAGCTCGGCATCACGGACAAGGGCCAGATCGAAGAGATGGGCCTAGAGAAGTTCAACGAGTACTGCGCCCAGTCTGTCCTGCGCTACACCGACGAGTGGAAGGACTACGTCACCCGGCAGGCTCGCTGGGTTGACTTCGACAACGGCTACAAGACCATGAACCAAGACTTCATGGAATCGGTGATGTGGGCCTTCAAGGAGCTCTACGACAAGGGCCTCATCTACCAGGGCTTTAGGGTCCTGCCGTACTCGTGGGCCGAGCACACTCCGCTGTCTAACCAAGAAACGCGCATGGATGATTCCTACCGCATGCGCCAAGACCCGACGCTGACAGTGACGTTCCCGCTGACGGGCGCACGCGAGGGCTCTGCCGCCGAGCAGACGCTGGCGGAGAACCCGGAGCTGGGCAGCACCGCCGCGCTGGCGTGGACGACCACCCCGTGGACCCTGCCGTCGAACTCCGCGCTGGCTGTCCACCCTGACGTCGAGTACGTCCTGGTGAAGGCCGCTGGAGATAACGAGTTCGCCGGCCAAAGCTTCCTCATCGCCGAGCCCCTGCGCGAGTCCTACGCCAAGGAACTGGGCGAGGACGCCGAAATCCTGAAGACCTTCCGCGGCGCCGACCTGGTGGGCTTTACTTACCAGCCGATCTTCGACTTCTTCGCCGACATGCGCAACGGCTTCCAGATCCTCGCCGCGGACTACGTGACCACCGACGACGGCACGGGCATCGTCCACCAAGCCCCGGCTTTCGGTGAGGACGATATGAACACCTGCCACGCGCACGACATCGAGCTGGTCATCCCGGTCGACGATGATGGGCAGTTCACCGCGCAGGTCCCGCCCTACCAGGGGCAGCTGGTCTTCGATGCCAACAAGGACATCATCAAAGACCTCAAACAGGCCGGCCGCGTGGTCCGCCACGTGACCATCGAGCACTCCTACCCGCACTCCTGGCGCTCCGGCGAGCCGCTTATCTACAAGGCGATGCCGGCGTGGTTCGTGAAGGTTACCGAGTTCCGGGACCGCATGGTGGAGCTCAACCACAACGAGATCGAGTGGATGCCGGAGCATATTCGCGACGGCCAGTTTGGCAAGTGGCTGGAGGGCGCGCGCGATTGGAACATCTCGCGTACTCGCTACTGGGGCAGCCCCATCCCGGTGTGGATTTCGGATAACGACGAGTACCCGCGCGTAGATGTCTACGGCTCCTTGGACGAGCTGGAGCGCGATTTTGGCACCCGCCCGGAATCGTTGCACCGCCCGCACATCGACGAGCTGGTGCGTCCGAACCCGGACGATCCGACCGGCAAGTCCATGATGCGCCGCGTGCCGGACGTGCTGGACTGCTGGTTCGAATCGGCGTCGATGCCGTTCGCGCAGAAGCACTACCCGTTTGAGAACAAGGATTGGTTCGACACCCACCACCCGTCGGACTTCATCGTCGAGTACTCCGGCCAGACCCGTGGCTGGTTCTACGTCATGCACGTGATGTCCACCGCGTTGTTCGACCGCCCGGCGTTTAAGAAGGTCGTCGCCCACGGCATCGTGCTTGGCGATGACGGCCTGAAGATGTCCAAGTCGAAGGGCAACTACCCGGACGTCAACGAGGTCTTTGACCGCGATGGCTCGGACGCCATGCGCTGGTTCTTGATGTCCAGCCCGATCCTGCGCGGCGGCAACCTCATCGTCACCGAGAAGGGCATCCGCGAGGGAGTGCGCCAGGCGCTGCTGCCGCTGTGGAATGCGTACACCTTCCTGCAGCTCTACAGCTCTAAGGAAGCGCAGTTCGACACCTCCTCCGAGCATGTATTGGACCGCTACATCCTGGCCAAGACCCGGGATCTGGTTGACCAGGTTGGTGGCGCGCTGGCGGGCACCGACATCGCCGCAGCCACCGAGGCAGTGCGTCTGTATGCGGACGCGCTGACCAACTGGTACGTGCGTCGCTCCCGCGATCGTTTCTGGGCGGGCGACGCCGAGCACCCAGAGGCCTTCAACACCTTGTACACCGTCCTGGTGACGGTGTCCCGCGCGGTCGCGCCGCTGCTTCCGCACATTGCCGAGGTCATCTACCGCGGTCTGACGGGGGAGCGCTCCGTCCACCTGGCCGACTACCCGGTTGCGGCGGACTACCCGCGCAACGACGAGCTGGTGCAGGCCATGGATATCACCCGCGAGGTGTGCTCGGCGGCGTCCTCGGTGCGTAAGTCCAACAAGCTGCGCAACCGCCTGCCGCTGCCCAAGCTCACCGTCGCCGTGCCGAACTCGGCGCAACTGGCGGACTACACCGACATCATCCGGGACGAGGTCAACGTCAAGGAAGTCGAGCTGACTGACGATGTCGACTCGGTGGGCACCTTCGAGGTCGTCTGCAACGCGAAGGTCGCGGGCCCGCGCCTGGGCAAGGACGTGCAGCGCGCGATCAAGAACCTGAAGGCGGGCAACTACGAGCGCCGCGGCGACGAGGTCGTCGTGGACGGCGACATCGTCCTGCAGCCCGACGAGTACACCGAGCGCTTGAAGGCGGCCAACCCGGAGTCCACCGCCCGCGTCGAAGGCCTGGGCGGCCTGGTCGTCCTCGATACCGAGACCACGGAGGAACTCGAAGCAGAAGGCTGGGCGGCCGATGTCATCCGCGGCATCCAGGGCGCGCGCAAGGACGAGGACTTCGCGGTCTCCGACCGCATCCACGCCACCTTAAGCGTGCCGGCGGACAAGGAAGAGTGGACCACCCGCCACGCGGATCACATCGCCGGGGAGACGCTGGCGACCGACTTCCAGGTGACCACCGACGAGCTCACCGGCGAAGGCGTGCACGAGGTCATGAAGGGAGTCGCGGTCCAGGTCGCACGTGCCTAG
- a CDS encoding DivIVA domain-containing protein, which produces MPLSPADVHNVAFSKPPIGKRGYNEDEVDQFLDLVEDTLAQLQDENDDLQARVDELSSQSHTAGAGAASAAAGSQVDERALRQQIESELRIEYDAKLQRVTAEAQQSAAGKQGASSEELSSAKNDAERAKRELEQARKELEQVQRELSTARRENEDLEKKSSQSSQNSGSGNATPANLAAAGAKTADANGLATPETHMQAAKVLGMAQEMADRLTNEARTESDSMLSEARNAAEKQINEAETRSRNQLDDARKKAQAQLADAESRSRKLVADAEEKAKETESQASSRAEAQIRQAEEKAASLQQDAERKHTEVMNTVKQQQQALEARISELRTFEREYRTRLKTLLESQLEELETRGSAAPNGSNN; this is translated from the coding sequence ATGCCGCTGTCACCAGCTGATGTACACAACGTCGCGTTCAGCAAGCCGCCGATCGGCAAGCGCGGCTACAACGAGGACGAGGTGGATCAGTTCCTGGACCTCGTTGAGGACACCTTGGCGCAGCTCCAGGACGAAAACGACGACCTGCAGGCGCGCGTCGATGAGCTGAGCTCTCAGTCCCACACCGCGGGTGCAGGCGCCGCCTCCGCCGCCGCGGGTTCCCAGGTCGACGAGCGCGCTCTGCGCCAGCAGATTGAGTCCGAGCTGCGCATCGAGTACGACGCCAAGCTGCAGCGCGTGACCGCGGAAGCCCAGCAGTCCGCCGCGGGCAAGCAGGGCGCTTCCTCCGAGGAGCTTTCCTCCGCCAAGAACGACGCGGAGCGCGCCAAGCGCGAGCTGGAGCAGGCCCGCAAGGAGCTGGAGCAGGTGCAGCGCGAGCTGTCCACCGCCCGCCGCGAGAACGAGGACCTCGAGAAGAAGTCCTCCCAGTCTTCCCAGAACTCCGGTTCCGGCAATGCCACCCCGGCCAACCTGGCTGCCGCCGGCGCGAAGACCGCCGACGCCAACGGCCTGGCTACCCCGGAGACCCACATGCAGGCCGCCAAGGTCTTGGGCATGGCGCAGGAGATGGCGGACCGCCTCACCAACGAGGCACGCACCGAGTCCGACTCCATGCTGTCCGAGGCGCGCAACGCTGCCGAGAAGCAGATCAACGAGGCGGAGACCCGCTCGCGCAACCAGCTCGATGACGCCCGCAAGAAGGCGCAGGCGCAGCTGGCTGACGCCGAGTCCCGCTCCCGCAAGCTGGTCGCTGACGCGGAGGAGAAGGCCAAGGAGACCGAGTCCCAGGCAAGCTCCCGCGCCGAGGCTCAGATCCGCCAGGCCGAGGAGAAGGCCGCTTCGCTGCAGCAGGATGCTGAGCGCAAGCACACCGAGGTCATGAACACCGTGAAGCAGCAGCAGCAGGCTCTGGAGGCTCGCATCTCCGAGCTGCGCACCTTCGAGCGCGAGTACCGCACCCGCCTGAAGACGCTGCTCGAGTCCCAGCTCGAGGAGCTGGAGACCCGCGGCTCCGCCGCACCGAACGGCAGCAACAACTAA
- a CDS encoding YggS family pyridoxal phosphate-dependent enzyme, producing MDNDRKAELHEKLAETRATLARLAADNGRHDVPELLPVTKFHPARDVALLGELGVKDVGENREQEARAKAAEVPGMNFHMIGQVQSKKANHVARWAASVHSVDSVKLARGLDRGVALAHEREQRTGNLPVFIQYSADADAQRGGVAPDGVDELVAEVEELPGLELAGFMVVPPVEADAFTVFSTVRSVCDSWAERLERPLKLSAGMSADLPAAVAAGSNIVRVGTGILGPRPVG from the coding sequence ATGGATAACGACAGGAAGGCCGAGCTGCACGAGAAGCTGGCGGAAACGCGCGCTACGCTTGCGCGGCTCGCGGCAGATAACGGGCGCCACGACGTGCCTGAACTTCTGCCGGTGACCAAGTTTCACCCGGCTCGCGATGTCGCGCTGCTCGGTGAGCTCGGGGTGAAAGACGTGGGAGAAAACCGCGAGCAGGAGGCGCGCGCCAAAGCGGCGGAGGTGCCAGGGATGAACTTCCACATGATCGGCCAGGTGCAGTCGAAGAAGGCCAACCACGTGGCGCGGTGGGCGGCGAGTGTCCACTCGGTCGATTCCGTCAAGCTGGCCCGCGGGTTGGATCGTGGGGTGGCCTTGGCACACGAGCGGGAACAGCGAACCGGAAACCTGCCGGTGTTTATTCAGTACTCGGCGGACGCCGATGCTCAGCGCGGCGGTGTCGCGCCGGACGGGGTGGACGAACTGGTCGCGGAGGTGGAAGAACTTCCGGGGCTCGAGCTGGCGGGCTTCATGGTGGTCCCTCCGGTGGAGGCGGACGCATTCACAGTGTTTTCCACCGTCCGGTCGGTGTGCGATAGCTGGGCGGAGCGTCTCGAGCGGCCGCTGAAACTGTCTGCGGGAATGAGTGCGGATCTTCCCGCGGCGGTGGCCGCCGGGAGCAATATTGTGCGTGTCGGAACAGGTATCCTCGGCCCGCGGCCAGTAGGTTAG
- a CDS encoding asparaginase: MHSHAESQRAVHPADIATDTSFPHPRIAVIATGGTIACTADATAGGALVPTLSAADLVERARDAAGKRFPLAGIDCSPVDTSRLDSSSLTFADLDGLVATIARELAKPETTGVVVTHGTDSMEDTALALDLFFGDSPVVLTGAQRPADSTDPDGPANLAHAIAAAADRETRGGTICFGGHVVPAVGAMKRDTADLTAFANSYLTAAEPVPRLPRLPRRALAGVAVPVIAAYPGAGPELVDAALDHGACGLVVEALGAGNMGDGMGKAVSAALDRGVPVAITSRVPDGEIALSYGGAGGGASLGDKGALPTGRLRAGQARMLLAAAVATGTEPATLFARFSA; the protein is encoded by the coding sequence ATGCACTCCCACGCCGAATCACAGCGGGCTGTTCACCCCGCCGACATCGCGACCGACACCTCCTTTCCCCACCCGCGCATCGCGGTTATTGCCACCGGCGGCACCATCGCCTGCACGGCCGACGCCACAGCCGGCGGTGCGCTCGTTCCCACACTCAGCGCGGCCGACCTGGTGGAGCGCGCACGCGACGCAGCGGGTAAACGCTTTCCGCTCGCCGGTATCGACTGCTCCCCCGTCGATACGTCCCGGCTGGATTCGTCGTCGCTGACCTTTGCGGATCTCGACGGTCTCGTGGCCACCATCGCCCGCGAGCTGGCCAAGCCAGAAACAACGGGCGTGGTGGTAACCCACGGCACTGATTCGATGGAGGACACGGCTCTGGCCTTGGATCTTTTCTTCGGCGACAGCCCGGTCGTGCTCACTGGCGCCCAGCGCCCCGCGGACTCCACGGATCCAGACGGGCCGGCAAACCTCGCGCACGCCATCGCAGCGGCCGCGGATCGGGAAACGCGCGGCGGCACCATTTGCTTCGGCGGGCACGTGGTTCCGGCCGTCGGGGCCATGAAACGCGATACCGCCGATCTTACGGCCTTTGCCAATTCCTACCTCACCGCAGCCGAGCCAGTCCCGCGCCTTCCGCGCCTTCCCCGCCGCGCGCTCGCCGGCGTTGCTGTCCCCGTCATCGCCGCCTATCCCGGCGCGGGGCCGGAGCTTGTCGATGCCGCCTTAGACCACGGCGCCTGCGGCCTCGTGGTGGAAGCCCTCGGTGCCGGAAACATGGGAGACGGAATGGGCAAGGCAGTAAGCGCTGCCCTCGACCGTGGCGTGCCGGTGGCTATTACCTCGCGGGTGCCCGACGGGGAGATTGCACTGTCCTACGGCGGGGCCGGCGGCGGCGCGAGCCTGGGCGACAAGGGCGCCCTCCCCACCGGCCGCCTGCGCGCCGGGCAAGCGCGCATGCTGCTCGCCGCGGCAGTAGCCACAGGCACCGAGCCGGCAACCCTGTTCGCGCGGTTTTCCGCCTGA